In a genomic window of Amycolatopsis japonica:
- a CDS encoding CPBP family intramembrane glutamic endopeptidase — translation MSWLRPERPALPEFVEDPARRRAIVIELVVVFGITLGLSGLRSLLSLVDSLLQPVPLAQQQAQLNVPQATLSLVDLLKQLLSACQLVGWGALGLYLLWRGGMKLAEIGLDRRRPGRDVVHGLLLAAVIGIPGLGLYFLSYGLGFSLSVQPSTLGETWWRPITLTLSAFGNAFAEEVLVVAYLLTRLRQLGWRENTSLVASSVLRGSYHLYQGFGGFVGNVVMGLVFGRLWQKTNRLWPLIAAHTALDFVSFVGYALLKGRVSWLP, via the coding sequence ATGAGCTGGCTGCGTCCCGAACGCCCGGCGCTGCCGGAATTCGTGGAAGATCCGGCGCGCCGCCGCGCGATCGTCATCGAACTGGTCGTCGTCTTCGGCATCACCCTCGGCCTGTCCGGGTTGCGCAGCCTGCTGTCCCTTGTGGACTCGCTGCTGCAGCCGGTGCCGCTCGCGCAGCAACAGGCGCAGCTGAACGTCCCCCAGGCGACCCTGAGCCTGGTCGACCTGCTCAAACAGCTCCTGAGTGCCTGCCAGCTCGTCGGCTGGGGCGCGCTCGGGCTGTACCTGTTGTGGCGCGGCGGGATGAAGCTGGCGGAGATCGGGCTCGACAGGCGGCGTCCCGGCCGCGACGTCGTCCACGGGCTCCTGCTCGCCGCGGTGATCGGGATTCCGGGACTGGGGCTGTACTTCCTCTCCTACGGCCTCGGGTTCAGCCTGTCGGTGCAACCGTCCACTTTGGGCGAGACGTGGTGGCGTCCGATCACGCTGACGTTGTCGGCCTTCGGGAACGCGTTCGCCGAAGAGGTGCTCGTCGTCGCGTATCTGCTGACCCGGCTGCGGCAGCTCGGCTGGCGCGAGAACACCTCACTGGTCGCGTCTTCGGTGCTTCGCGGTTCGTATCACCTGTATCAGGGTTTCGGCGGTTTCGTCGGCAACGTCGTGATGGGCCTGGTGTTCGGCAGGCTGTGGCAGAAGACGAACCGGCTGTGGCCGCTGATCGCCGCGCACACCGCGCTGGATTTCGTCTCCTTCGTCGGATACGCGCTGCTCAAAGGGCGAGTTTCCTGGCTTCCCTAG
- a CDS encoding PPOX class F420-dependent oxidoreductase, which translates to MARSIATNETVDRAALVDFLSTRHRAILMTTKADGGPQLSPVTCGVDTEGRLVISTYPKRAKVVNIRREPKVSACVLSDEWNDQWVQLNGTAEVLDLPDSVEPLVDYFRAISGEHPDWDEYREAMVKQGKSIIRVTIDSWGPIAKGGFPAELA; encoded by the coding sequence ATGGCAAGGAGTATCGCGACCAACGAAACCGTCGACCGGGCCGCGCTCGTCGACTTCCTGTCCACCCGCCACCGCGCCATCCTGATGACCACCAAGGCCGACGGCGGACCCCAGCTTTCCCCGGTGACCTGCGGAGTCGACACGGAGGGGCGGCTGGTCATCTCGACGTATCCGAAGCGCGCGAAGGTCGTCAACATCCGTCGCGAGCCGAAGGTGTCCGCCTGCGTCCTTTCCGACGAGTGGAACGACCAGTGGGTCCAGCTGAACGGCACCGCCGAGGTGCTCGACCTCCCCGACTCGGTCGAGCCGCTGGTCGACTACTTCCGCGCGATCTCCGGTGAGCATCCCGACTGGGACGAATACCGCGAAGCGATGGTGAAGCAGGGCAAGAGCATCATTCGCGTCACCATCGATTCGTGGGGCCCGATCGCCAAGGGCGGCTTCCCGGCGGAACTCGCCTAA
- a CDS encoding DUF2470 domain-containing protein, which yields MTTPTSIRRPPAPNPAERAKTIATRNGPATLMPTAEQRDLPGQCGRVIPELHHVHPSGSVSILLPDEHHLVKRAHEAQRGELAVMVELTDQAPVDLREPIRGLLWITGWLRPLSEVSARARAVSIAETRPDERLLDVGHGLTLLRLTPASLVLADAEGTHSLRPHMFSAAPPDPFHDYEAAWLRHLETDHADVVEQLAKHVPAELRGGWIRPLGLDRYGLRLRVEADSGDHDVRLAFSRPVEGPQQLSGEIRRLVGCPYFPQG from the coding sequence GTGACCACACCGACGTCCATCCGCCGCCCGCCGGCGCCGAACCCCGCGGAACGCGCGAAGACGATCGCCACCCGCAACGGGCCGGCGACGCTGATGCCGACCGCCGAGCAGCGCGACCTGCCGGGACAGTGCGGCCGCGTCATCCCCGAGCTGCACCACGTGCACCCGAGCGGCAGCGTCAGCATCCTGCTGCCGGACGAGCACCACCTGGTGAAACGCGCGCACGAGGCACAGCGCGGCGAGCTCGCGGTGATGGTCGAACTGACCGATCAGGCGCCGGTCGACCTGCGCGAACCCATTCGCGGGCTGCTGTGGATCACGGGCTGGCTCCGACCGCTTTCCGAGGTGTCGGCGCGGGCCCGCGCGGTCTCCATCGCCGAAACCCGGCCGGACGAGCGGCTGCTGGACGTCGGGCACGGCCTGACACTGCTGCGGCTGACCCCGGCGTCCCTGGTGCTCGCGGACGCCGAGGGCACGCATTCGCTCCGGCCGCATATGTTCAGCGCCGCGCCGCCGGATCCCTTCCACGACTACGAGGCCGCATGGCTGAGGCATCTGGAGACCGACCACGCCGACGTCGTCGAGCAGCTCGCCAAGCACGTGCCCGCCGAGCTGCGCGGTGGCTGGATCCGGCCGCTCGGGCTGGACCGCTATGGGCTGCGGCTGCGCGTCGAGGCCGACTCCGGCGACCACGACGTCCGGCTGGCGTTCTCGCGGCCGGTCGAGGGGCCGCAGCAGTTGAGCGGCGAGATCCGCCGTCTGGTCGGCTGTCCTTACTTTCCCCAGGGTTAG